The Jatrophihabitans endophyticus genome includes the window GGCGGTGCGTTCGGCGAGTTCGAGGTCACCAACCCCGACATCGCGAATTACACCAAGGCCCACTTCCTGCAGCCGGGCCGCAAGACCGAGATGCTCGCCCGTTTCTCGACCGTGGCCGGCGAGCAGGGCTCGCCCGACACGTGGCGCGACCCTCGCGGGTTCGCGTTGAAGTTCTACACCGAGGAGGGCAACTACGACCTCGTCGGCAACAACACCCCGGTGTTCTTCGTCAAGGACCCGATGAAGTTCCAGGACTTCATCCGCTCCCAGAAGCGCCAGCCCGCGTCCGGTCTACGCGACAACAACATGCAGTGGGACTTCTGGACGCTCTCGCCCGAGTCGGCCCACCAGGTCACGTGGCTGATGGGTGACCGCGGGTTGCCGCGTTCGTGGCGGCACATGGACGGCTTCGGCAGCCACACCTACCAGTGGATCAACGCGCAGGGCGAGCGGTTCTGGGTCAAGTACCACTTCAAGACCGACCAGGGGGTCGAGTTCCTCTCGCAGGACAAGGGTGACGAGCTCGCCGGCTCCTCGCCCGACGACCACCGGCAGGACCTCTTCGGCTCGATCGAGAAGGGCGACTTCCCGTCCTGGACGCTGAAGGTGCAGATCATGCCCTTCGCCGACGCGGAGAACTACCGCTTCAACCCCTTCGACCTGACCAAGGTGTGGCCCAAGGGCGACTACCCGCTGATCGAGGTCGGCACGATGACGCTGAACCGCAACCCGCGCAACTTCTTCGCCGAGATCGAGCAGAGCTCGTTCGAGCCGTCGAACTTCGTGCCCGGCATCGACACCTCGCCGGACAAGATGCTGCTGGGCCGCATCTTCAGCTACGCCGACGCGCATCGCTACCGCATCGGCACGAACTACCAGCAGCTGCCGGTGAACGCGCCCAAGGCCGCGCGCTACCTCGGCACGTACAGCAAGGAAGGGTCGATGAACTACCGGTTCAACGACCCCGACCAGCCGGTGTACGCGCCGAACTCCTACGGCGGCCCGCACGCCGACACTGCGCAGCAGGACGGCCGCGGCTGGGAGGCCGGCGGCCCGATGGTCCGCGCCGCCTACGTCTCCCACGCCGAGGACGACGACTGGGGCCAGGCCGGCACGCTGGTGCGCGAGGTCATGGACGACGACGCTCGCGAACGGCTGGTGAGCAACGTGTCCGGTCATCTGCTCAACGGCGTCACCGAGCCGGTGCTCGTGCGGGCCTTCGAGTACTGGCGCAACGTCGACGCCGACCTCGGTAAGGAGATCGAGGAGTCGGTGCGCTCGCAGCAGTCCGACAGTGCCGAGAGCACGTCTCTCGGCGCCACGACACCCGGTGACGAGGCCGAGACGGTCAAGTAGCCGCGTCGTACGACCCGTCGCGCCCCGGTCCTGCTCGGACCGGGGCGCGCGTGCGTTTCGGACCGTGGGGCGCACGCCGCGTGCGGCGTGGTGCGATGGGCGCATGGTGGAGCACACCCCCGACGGTCGGTGGATCGTCGTGGCCGGCCGGCGGTGGCGGGCCACCGACCCCGACATCCCGGACGGGCGCCGCGACGAGCTGCAGCGGATCCTGATGGCCTGGCGTCGCGAGGTGAAGCGGGCCAAGGGCACCGCCGCCGAGCCCGACGCGCGGGCCGGCGTGCAGGCGGCGAAGCTCGCCCTGGGCGAGCGGGGGACGCCCTGGTGGGAGCAGACGGCGCAGGAGCGCCGGCGCCGCTGGGAGGCCGACGTCCGGCCGCCGGGGACGTGACCCTCGTCGTCGGTACCGGCCCGGGGGCTCGGCGCCCCCGGCAGGGATCGAACCTGCGACCAACCGCTTAGAAGGCGGCTGCTCTATCCGCTGAGCTACGAGGGCGGACGGATGGAGGTTACCCGGCGCGTCGGGGGCCGCCGCCGCGCGAAGGACCGCCGCGTGGCCGCTACCAGAGCGTGCCGACGAGTCGTGCCGTCGTCGTCCACAGCCCCGCCGGTCGTCCACAGTCGGGCCGCGGTGCTCGCCCCCGTCGGCGCGCGGAGGTTGGCTGGTCCTACGCCCGAACGGGCCGCCGGCACGACGTGAGCCGGCCACGACGAGACGGGGACGACGATGAACGAGACGACGATGACGGTGTGCGGCAACCTGGTGGACTCGCCCCGGCTGCGCCGGACGAAGAACGGCCATCTGGTCGCGAACTTCCGGGTGGCGTCGACCCAGCGGCGTTTCGACCGCGACAAGGGCGCGTGGGTCGACGGCGACACGCTGTTCGTGTCGGTCAGCGCGTGGCGGGCGCTGGGTGAGAACGTCGCGGCGTCGCTGCAGAAGGGGCAGCCGGTGGTCGTGCACGGGCGCTACTACCAGCGCGACTACCGCAAGGACGAGGCCGTGCGCACCGCGTACGAGCTCGAGGCCGTCGCGGTCGGCCCCGACCTCAGCCGGGGTGTCGCCAGCTTCGAGCGCGTCGTGCGCCCGGTGACCCCGCAGTTCGAGGTCGACGAGACCGGCGCGCCGGCCGACGACTCCCACGAGTACCTCGAGTTCGAGCACGAGGGCGGCGACGGGGACGGGGATTCGGCCGGCACGAGCGACGTGACGACCGACACCGGTCCGGTCACGGTCGATCCCGACACCGGCGAGGTGCGCGAGCTCGCCCCGGTCTGAGTCACGCCGGACCGGCGCGGCCGCGGAACGGTATGCGCGTGCCCGATCACCGGATCCGGACGTGGCGATGGTCACGATCGGCGTGCCGGGGTCGTGCACTCCGGTCCGGTGCCCGTCCTTGCGGAGCCCCCGAGTCGTCGGGGGCGGAGCGGGTCGGCTCAGCGAGCGGCCAGCGACGAACGCGGGTCCTGGTGTGGGGTGCGACACGAGACACCACGCACAGCGGTTTGAAACGGTCCGGTGCGTTGCTTACGTTCGTCCGAGCCGCACGGCGCCAGGAGCGCCGCTGCCGCACCGGGCAGGGACGGTGCGACCGGCACGGTCATCGAAACCGCGGTGACCACGGGGGCTCCCGCGATCCCGGAACCGAGAGAACAGCCGTCCGAGACGGCCAGGCCGCTGCGCGTCCATGCCGCGGCACCGGGGCGATCCATGTGCGGGCACGCGATGGTGCGTGCCCGTGGAGAGGCAATCGATGAAGTCACGTTCCACCGTGCCCACCGCGGCACCCGAGGCCGCGTCGTCCGACGCGGCCGGCACCGGCTCGACGTCCTCGGGCGTCCGCCGTACCGCGGTGGCCGTCGCCGCCAGCGTGGGCGCCGCCGCGGCGATCACCACCCTGGCGACGCCGGCGGAGGCGGCGAGCAAGTTCCACGTCTGGGACCGCGTCGCCCACTGCGAGAGCTCCAACAACTGGGACATCAACACCGGCAACGGGTTCTACGGCGGGTTGCAGTTCACCGACAACACCTGGGACGCCTACGGCGGCGAGAAGTACGCCGGCCGGGCCGACAACGCGAGCCGCATGGAGCAGATCCAGGTCGCTCGCCGCGTCCTGAAGGACCAGGGCCCCGACGCGTGGCCGGTCTGCAGCGGCAAGGCCGGGCTGACCCGCAAGAACGGGCACGCGACGTCGGCGAAGCTGCCGGACAACGCGTCCACCGGCGCCAGCTCGTCCACGCACCACAAGAAGTCCCACACGAAGGCGCACAAGGCCAAGCACCGCCACCACGCCGACCACCACGCGAAGTCGTCGTCGCACAAGGCCAAGCACGCCAAGCACGAGACCTACACCGTCCGCTCCGGCGACACGCTGGCCAAGATCGCCCGCGCGAAGCACGTCGACGGTGGTTGGAAGGCGCTGTACAAGGCGAACAAGGGCAAGCTGCACAACCCGAACCGGATCCACGTGGGCCAGGTCCTGCACCTGCCCAGCTGATCCCACCACGACGCGCGTTCGCTGAACCCCAGCGAGCGCGGCCCGCGAGCCGGCCCGGACCTTCGTGGTCCGGGCCGGTCTCGTTGTCCGCCCGCGGTGACCGGCGCGGGGCCGCGCGCCGGGCCAGTGACTAGGCTCGGTGCCGGTCGATTCGCTCGTCGGCCCGCCTCCCCGCACGCACGGCCGGCACGGCCAGCCCGAACGGAGTACTCGTGGCGCAGTTCATCTACACCATGCAGAAGGTGCGCAAGGCGCACGGTGACAAGGTCATCCTCGACGACGTCACGCTCGCCTTCCTGCCCGGCGCGAAGATCGGCGTCGTCGGGCCCAACGGCGCCGGCAAGTCCAGCGTCCTCAAGATCATGGCGGGGATGGACCAGGCGTCCAACGGCGAGGCGCGGCTCAGCGACGGCTTCACGGTCGGGTTGCTGCAGCAGGAGCCGCCGCTGGACGAGAACAAGACCGTCCGCGAGAACGTCGACGACGCGGTGGCCGACCTGCGCGCCACGCTGGCCCGCTTCGAGGAGGTGTCGGCCGCGATGGGCGAGCCCGACGCCGACTTCGACACGCTGCTCGCCGAGCAGGGCGAGCTCATGGAGAAGATCGATCACGCCGAGGGCTGGGAGCTCGACAGCCGCATCGAGCAGGCCATGGACGCGCTGCGCTGCCCGCCGGGCGACGCCTCGGTCACCCACCTGTCCGGGGGCGAGCGGCGTCGCGTGGCGCTGTGCAAGCTGCTGCTCGAACAGCCCGACCTGCTGCTGCTCGACGAGCCGACCAACCACCTCGACGCCGAGAGCGTGAACTGGCTCGAGCAGCACCTCGCCAAGTACCCCGGCGCCGTGCTCGCCGTCACCCACGACCGGTACTTCCTCGACAACGTGGCCGAGTGGATCCTCGAGCTCGACCGCGGCCGGGCCTACCCCTACGAGGGCAACTACTCGACCTACCTCGAGAAGAAGGCCGAGCGGCTGACCGTCCAGGGCAAGAAGGACCAGAAGCTCGAACGGCGGCTGCGCGAGGAGCTCGAGTGGGTCCGCCAGAACGCCAAGGGCCGGCAGACCAAGAGCAAGTCGCGGCTGCAGCGCTACGAGGAGATGGCGGCCGAGGCGGAGAAGACCCGCAAGCTCGACTTCGAGGAGATCCAGATCCCGCCGGGCCCGCGGCTGGGCAACGTGGTGATGGAGGCCAAGGGGCTCACCAAGGGCTTCGACGGCGAACAGCTGTGGAGCGACATCTCGTTCTCGTTGCCGCGCGGTGGCATCGTCGGCGTCATCGGGCCGAACGGGGTCGGCAAGACGACGCTGTTCAAGATGATGGTCGGCCAGGAGCAGCCCGACGCAGGCCAGCTCCAGCTCGGCGAGACGGTGCAGATCAGCTACGTCGACCAGAACCGTGGCGGCCTGGACCCGGAGAAGAACGTCTGGCAGGTCGTCTCCGACGGGCTCGACTACATCAACGTCGGTCACGTCGAGATGCCCTCGCGGGCCTACGTCTCCGCCTTCGGCTTCAAGGGACCGGACCAGCAGAAGCCGTCGCGGGTGCTCTCGGGCGGTGAGCGCAACCGGCTGAACCTCGCGCTCACGCTGAAGGAGGGCGGCAACGTGCTGATGCTCGACGAGCCGACCAACGACCTCGACGTCGAGACCCTCGGCTCGCTCGAGAACGCGCTGTTGAACTTCCCCGGCTGTGCGGTGATCACGTCGCACGACCGGTGGTTCCTCGACCGCATCGCGACGCACATCCTCGCCTGGGAGGGGACCGCCGACAACCCCGGCAACTGGTTCTGGTTCGAGGGCAACTTCGACTCGTACGAGAAGAACAAGGTGGAGCGGCTCGGCCCGGACGCGGCGCGGCCGCATGCGGTCACGCACCGCAAGCTGACCCGCGACTGAGGCGACGGACGCACCGATGGCGCGCTTCGTGCACGAGGTCAGCATGCGCTGGTCGGACATGGACGCCTACCGGCACATCAACAACACCGCGTACCTCGCCTACCTGGAGGACGCCCGGGTCGCGATGTTCTTCCACCGTCACGAGAGCTTCTCCAGCGGCACGGTCATCGCGCGCCACGAGATCGAGTACCGGCGCCCGATCGTCTACCACCCCGAGCCGCTGCGCCTCGAGCTCTGGGTCGACACGATCCGGGCGGCGTCGTTCGTCGTGCACTACGACGTCCTGGACGGTGGGGTGGCGGCTGCGCGCGCGTCCACGACCTGCGTGACGGTGGACTTCGACGGCGATCATCCGCGCCGGCTCACCGACGAGGAGCGCGACATCCTGCGCGGGTTCGCCGACGACGGCCGGTGACCCGCCGGTGCTGAGCGCGGACGACCGGCCGGCGCTCGCCGACATCGCGCCGGCCCTGCGCCGCGCGGTGTCGCTCGACCCGCGCAGCCTCGTCCGTCTCCGGCTCGGCGACGAGCGGGCGGTCGCGCTGGTGCGACTTCCCTTCGACGTGCTCGTCGCCCGTACCGTGCCGGCGCGGCGTCGGGACCCGATCGACGTCACCGTCGGGGTCGGTGCCGTCCTCGCCTGGCTCGACGACGAGACGGGCACGCCGCCCGCCCCGTGCGACGAGCAGTGGCACAGCGCGCGGCCGCCCGATCACGGCTGGCGACGCATCGAGACCGTCCCCGACCACGACCTCCGCCCGCTCGTGCAGGGCGGCGCGCGCACTCTGCGCGAGGCCGCCGAGCGCGAGGGTGTCCCCGGGGCTCAGCCGCGCGCCGAGGTCGCCGACGCGCTGCTGGACTCGGTGGTGCTGACCGTCAGCGACGGGGAGCGCAGCGCCGAGGTCACGCTGCGGGCGCTGTCCGCCCTCGTCCGGATGGCGTTCCTGCCCCGGGGCGGGCGGGTCCACGTCGACGTCGCCGGCCGCTGGGTGCGCGTCGTCGCCGAGTACGGCACGGTCTTCCTGGAGCGGGGCAGCCCGCTGGCGCTGGCGTGACCGGCGTCAGCGCACCCAGACGGCGGTGTCGGGCGGCAGCTCGCCGGTCACCGGCGCCGAGGCGTGCACGATCTCGCCCGTGGGCAGGGGCACCGGCACCCCGCCGGTGTTGAGCAGGACCGTCACGTCGCCGCGGCGGAACGACAGGCAGTCCTCCGGCGCATCGACCCACGCGAACTCGCCCGCGGTCAGGTCCGCCACCTCCCGGCGCAGCCGGACGGCGGTCCGGACGACGTGCAGCGTCGAGGCCGGGTCGCGCTCCTGCGCCGCCACGGCCACCGGGCCCCACCCGTCGGGCATGGGCAGCCAGGTTCGCTCGCCGCTGGTCCACCCGTAGGGCGCGACGTCGCCCGACCACGGCAGCGGGACGCGCTCGCCGTCGCGGCCGCGCTCGGTGTGGCCGCTGCGTTCCCAGGTCGGGTCCTGCAGTGCGTCGTCGGGGAGCTCCACGTTCTCCAGCCCGAGCTCGTCGCCGTTGTAGAGGAAGGCCGCGCCGGGCAGGGCGAGCTCCACGAGCATGGCGGCGCGGTGGCGGGCCACGCCCTGCGGGCCGCCCCCGTAGCGGGTGGCGGCGCGGTCGACGTCGTGGTTGGACAGCACCCAGGTGCAGGGCGCGCCGACGTCGGCCAGGCTCGCCAGCGACCGGTCGATCGCGTCGCGGAAGGACTTCGCGCCCCACTGGGCCTCGACGAGGGCGAAGTTGAAGGTGAGGTTCAGCTCGTCGGGTCGGACGTAGGCGGCGAGCCGGGCCGGGTCGGCCACCCACGCCTCGCCGACCGCCATCCGATCGCCGGGGTAGGAGTCGAGCACCCGGCGGAATAGCCGGTGGTAGTCGTGGACGCCGTCGCGGTCCCAGCGCAGGTCGGCCGCCGTGGGCATGTTGGTGCCGACGTCGGCG containing:
- a CDS encoding catalase; this encodes MTTAPEKYTTTNSGAPVESDEHSLTQGDAGGILLHDHYLIEKMAQFNRERVPERVVHAKGGGAFGEFEVTNPDIANYTKAHFLQPGRKTEMLARFSTVAGEQGSPDTWRDPRGFALKFYTEEGNYDLVGNNTPVFFVKDPMKFQDFIRSQKRQPASGLRDNNMQWDFWTLSPESAHQVTWLMGDRGLPRSWRHMDGFGSHTYQWINAQGERFWVKYHFKTDQGVEFLSQDKGDELAGSSPDDHRQDLFGSIEKGDFPSWTLKVQIMPFADAENYRFNPFDLTKVWPKGDYPLIEVGTMTLNRNPRNFFAEIEQSSFEPSNFVPGIDTSPDKMLLGRIFSYADAHRYRIGTNYQQLPVNAPKAARYLGTYSKEGSMNYRFNDPDQPVYAPNSYGGPHADTAQQDGRGWEAGGPMVRAAYVSHAEDDDWGQAGTLVREVMDDDARERLVSNVSGHLLNGVTEPVLVRAFEYWRNVDADLGKEIEESVRSQQSDSAESTSLGATTPGDEAETVK
- the ssb gene encoding single-stranded DNA-binding protein; translated protein: MNETTMTVCGNLVDSPRLRRTKNGHLVANFRVASTQRRFDRDKGAWVDGDTLFVSVSAWRALGENVAASLQKGQPVVVHGRYYQRDYRKDEAVRTAYELEAVAVGPDLSRGVASFERVVRPVTPQFEVDETGAPADDSHEYLEFEHEGGDGDGDSAGTSDVTTDTGPVTVDPDTGEVRELAPV
- a CDS encoding LysM peptidoglycan-binding domain-containing protein, which produces MKSRSTVPTAAPEAASSDAAGTGSTSSGVRRTAVAVAASVGAAAAITTLATPAEAASKFHVWDRVAHCESSNNWDINTGNGFYGGLQFTDNTWDAYGGEKYAGRADNASRMEQIQVARRVLKDQGPDAWPVCSGKAGLTRKNGHATSAKLPDNASTGASSSTHHKKSHTKAHKAKHRHHADHHAKSSSHKAKHAKHETYTVRSGDTLAKIARAKHVDGGWKALYKANKGKLHNPNRIHVGQVLHLPS
- the ettA gene encoding energy-dependent translational throttle protein EttA encodes the protein MAQFIYTMQKVRKAHGDKVILDDVTLAFLPGAKIGVVGPNGAGKSSVLKIMAGMDQASNGEARLSDGFTVGLLQQEPPLDENKTVRENVDDAVADLRATLARFEEVSAAMGEPDADFDTLLAEQGELMEKIDHAEGWELDSRIEQAMDALRCPPGDASVTHLSGGERRRVALCKLLLEQPDLLLLDEPTNHLDAESVNWLEQHLAKYPGAVLAVTHDRYFLDNVAEWILELDRGRAYPYEGNYSTYLEKKAERLTVQGKKDQKLERRLREELEWVRQNAKGRQTKSKSRLQRYEEMAAEAEKTRKLDFEEIQIPPGPRLGNVVMEAKGLTKGFDGEQLWSDISFSLPRGGIVGVIGPNGVGKTTLFKMMVGQEQPDAGQLQLGETVQISYVDQNRGGLDPEKNVWQVVSDGLDYINVGHVEMPSRAYVSAFGFKGPDQQKPSRVLSGGERNRLNLALTLKEGGNVLMLDEPTNDLDVETLGSLENALLNFPGCAVITSHDRWFLDRIATHILAWEGTADNPGNWFWFEGNFDSYEKNKVERLGPDAARPHAVTHRKLTRD
- a CDS encoding acyl-CoA thioesterase, producing MARFVHEVSMRWSDMDAYRHINNTAYLAYLEDARVAMFFHRHESFSSGTVIARHEIEYRRPIVYHPEPLRLELWVDTIRAASFVVHYDVLDGGVAAARASTTCVTVDFDGDHPRRLTDEERDILRGFADDGR
- a CDS encoding glycoside hydrolase family 13 protein — encoded protein: MAKNAFGDAPWWASAVFYQIYPRSFADGNGDGTGDLVGVRERLDHLVELGIDAIWLSPFYRSPMADGGYDIADPCDVDPLFGTLADFDAMLAAAHERGIRVTVDIVPNHFSDQHPWFQAVLAGGKDAPERSRFVIRPGRGADGELPPNNWPSVFGGPAWHRLPDGDWYLHLFAPEQPDVNWLDPAVPAEFERIMRFWLDRGVDGFRVDVAHSMAKPDGLPDLDLDVLADVGTNMPTAADLRWDRDGVHDYHRLFRRVLDSYPGDRMAVGEAWVADPARLAAYVRPDELNLTFNFALVEAQWGAKSFRDAIDRSLASLADVGAPCTWVLSNHDVDRAATRYGGGPQGVARHRAAMLVELALPGAAFLYNGDELGLENVELPDDALQDPTWERSGHTERGRDGERVPLPWSGDVAPYGWTSGERTWLPMPDGWGPVAVAAQERDPASTLHVVRTAVRLRREVADLTAGEFAWVDAPEDCLSFRRGDVTVLLNTGGVPVPLPTGEIVHASAPVTGELPPDTAVWVR